The Thermococcus sp. genome contains a region encoding:
- a CDS encoding class III signal peptide-containing protein, giving the protein MKRKAQGAIEYLFMIAAALIIILIVVRQLRGRTKSATNTINSTGTELNSTLNQLNQSG; this is encoded by the coding sequence ATGAAGAGAAAGGCCCAGGGTGCAATTGAGTACCTGTTTATGATTGCAGCTGCCCTGATAATAATCCTGATCGTGGTCAGGCAGCTCAGGGGTAGGACAAAGAGTGCCACCAACACCATAAACAGCACGGGGACTGAGCTTAACAGCACCCTCAACCAGCTGAACCAGAGTGGTTGA
- a CDS encoding arginine--tRNA ligase: MGYGEVKEKMKLILQETLEDMLKEAGKEWSGEITFDDTPNIELGDFGTAVSFQLARVFRKAPKLIAEELTERLGGKLPEEISEVRAVNGYINFYLDYGTFGRELVREILEKKNAYGESALGEGKKVIVEHTSVNPTKPLHMGHARNSVLGDTMARIMRKLDYTVEVQNYIDDLGVQFAQVLWGYLNLKEEFDRIEAEMREKGLKEDFIDHVMGLLYVEVNRRIEENPDVDGEVRELMKKLEEGDNEIAEIGRKLAERVVRAQMLTTSRMKINYDLLSWESDIMRSGIFDEAYKLIEANENFFWAEEGKYKGAFVMDLRKLFPDMKNPFLVLKRSDGTATYTGKDIAYHLWKFGKVSADMLYKPWENEEHETWTTAPDGKAMPGKFGKADVVINVIGAEQKHPQMAIKYAFQLLGFEDSAGNFHHLAYEHIVREEGKFSGRKGTWVGFTVDEVLNEAVQRARALVEEKNPGLSGEEKGHIAEAVGVGAVRYNLVKYSPDKVITFRWDDVLNFEGDSAPYVQYAHARCASILRKAADGGIETDWEALMERADFSRLTNREKELVKLLAKFPEVVEGAGRDVKPHLIPWYANELASLFNKFYMDHPVLKAEEGILEERLLLVLATKQVLRNALELLGIEAPEKM, translated from the coding sequence ATGGGATACGGCGAAGTTAAGGAGAAAATGAAGCTCATCCTTCAGGAAACCCTTGAGGACATGCTGAAAGAGGCGGGGAAAGAATGGAGCGGGGAGATAACGTTCGATGACACCCCGAACATCGAGCTCGGCGACTTCGGAACGGCGGTTTCGTTCCAGCTTGCCCGGGTCTTCAGGAAGGCGCCAAAGCTCATAGCGGAGGAACTCACGGAGAGGCTCGGTGGGAAGCTCCCCGAGGAAATCTCAGAGGTCAGAGCGGTCAACGGCTACATCAACTTCTACCTGGACTACGGCACCTTCGGACGGGAGCTCGTCCGCGAGATACTTGAGAAGAAAAACGCATACGGCGAGAGCGCGCTTGGGGAAGGGAAGAAGGTCATCGTCGAGCACACTTCCGTGAACCCGACTAAGCCACTCCACATGGGGCACGCCAGGAACTCGGTTCTCGGCGATACCATGGCAAGGATAATGCGGAAGCTCGACTACACCGTCGAGGTTCAGAACTACATAGACGACCTCGGCGTCCAGTTTGCCCAGGTTCTCTGGGGTTACCTGAACCTCAAAGAGGAATTCGACAGGATCGAGGCGGAGATGAGGGAAAAGGGCCTCAAGGAGGACTTCATTGACCACGTAATGGGGCTCCTCTACGTCGAGGTTAACAGGCGCATAGAGGAGAACCCCGATGTTGATGGGGAAGTTCGTGAGCTGATGAAGAAGCTCGAGGAGGGGGACAACGAAATAGCGGAAATCGGCAGAAAGCTCGCGGAGAGGGTTGTCAGGGCGCAGATGCTCACTACCAGCCGCATGAAGATAAACTACGACCTCCTCAGCTGGGAGAGCGACATAATGCGGAGCGGAATCTTCGATGAGGCCTACAAGCTCATCGAGGCCAACGAGAACTTCTTCTGGGCGGAGGAAGGCAAGTACAAAGGAGCCTTCGTGATGGACCTTAGAAAGCTCTTCCCGGACATGAAGAATCCCTTCCTCGTCCTCAAGAGGAGCGACGGAACCGCTACATACACCGGAAAGGACATAGCCTATCACCTCTGGAAGTTCGGAAAGGTCAGTGCCGATATGCTCTACAAGCCGTGGGAGAACGAAGAGCACGAAACTTGGACGACCGCCCCCGATGGGAAAGCGATGCCCGGGAAGTTCGGGAAAGCCGATGTGGTCATCAACGTCATCGGTGCCGAGCAGAAGCACCCCCAGATGGCCATCAAGTACGCCTTTCAGCTTCTTGGCTTTGAGGACTCCGCCGGGAACTTCCACCACCTTGCGTACGAACACATTGTCCGCGAGGAGGGCAAGTTCTCGGGCAGAAAAGGAACCTGGGTTGGCTTTACCGTCGATGAGGTTCTCAACGAGGCCGTTCAGCGTGCCAGGGCCCTCGTGGAGGAGAAGAACCCCGGCCTGAGCGGGGAGGAGAAGGGGCACATAGCCGAGGCCGTCGGGGTTGGCGCCGTCCGCTACAACCTCGTCAAGTACAGCCCGGACAAGGTGATAACCTTCCGCTGGGATGATGTTCTCAACTTCGAGGGAGACAGCGCCCCCTACGTTCAGTACGCCCACGCCAGGTGTGCGTCCATCCTCAGAAAGGCCGCGGACGGTGGCATCGAGACCGACTGGGAGGCCCTCATGGAGAGGGCGGACTTTTCGAGGCTCACCAACAGGGAAAAGGAACTGGTAAAGCTCCTCGCCAAGTTCCCCGAAGTCGTGGAGGGGGCGGGCAGGGACGTCAAGCCCCATCTCATCCCGTGGTACGCCAACGAGCTCGCCTCGCTCTTCAACAAGTTCTACATGGACCACCCCGTGCTCAAGGCGGAGGAGGGGATACTGGAAGAGCGCCTGCTGCTCGTCCTGGCGACGAAGCAGGTGCTGAGGAACGCGCTCGAGCTGCTTGGAATAGAGGCGCCGGAGAAAATGTGA
- a CDS encoding dihydrodipicolinate synthase family protein, which translates to MRGVIVPLVTPFNEDYSIDVPALEEHIEFLQKVGVHGIFINATTGEFTSLNTEEMKFLAEKGRELVTSSFYLVGTTSSNTVEVVELTKHAQDIGADYVVIAPPYYCPLDDNALFAHYSMIAEKTDIQIIPYNIPSCANPLSVSLIKRLALEYSNIAGVKETIDSINHIRDVILDVKGERNDFKVFTGLDQHFLNTLILGGDGGIMACANFAPEVHLVLWKAFQEKRFEDAFEHARRLAKLSRVYDVASSFGSAIKLAMSVRGFSIKPILRPPYAVDGPEVKERIEKLLTEVLG; encoded by the coding sequence ATGCGCGGTGTTATAGTGCCCCTTGTAACGCCCTTCAACGAGGACTACTCCATTGATGTTCCGGCCCTCGAGGAGCACATCGAGTTTCTCCAGAAGGTCGGCGTCCACGGGATATTCATCAACGCGACGACCGGTGAGTTCACGAGCCTGAACACCGAAGAGATGAAGTTCCTTGCCGAGAAGGGGCGCGAACTGGTCACTTCATCGTTCTATCTCGTGGGAACCACATCTTCCAACACCGTTGAGGTCGTTGAGCTTACGAAGCATGCCCAGGACATCGGCGCGGACTACGTCGTGATAGCGCCCCCCTACTACTGTCCCCTGGACGACAACGCCCTGTTCGCCCACTACTCGATGATCGCTGAAAAAACTGATATCCAGATCATCCCCTACAACATCCCCTCCTGCGCCAACCCGCTCAGCGTTTCCCTCATCAAGCGCCTGGCCCTAGAATATTCAAACATCGCCGGCGTAAAGGAGACCATCGACAGCATAAACCACATCAGAGACGTTATCCTTGATGTCAAGGGCGAGAGGAATGACTTCAAGGTCTTCACCGGCCTAGACCAGCACTTCCTTAACACCCTAATTCTCGGTGGGGACGGGGGGATAATGGCCTGCGCCAACTTCGCCCCAGAGGTTCACCTGGTCCTCTGGAAGGCGTTCCAGGAGAAACGGTTTGAGGATGCCTTTGAGCACGCCAGGAGGCTGGCAAAGCTATCCCGGGTCTACGACGTTGCATCATCCTTCGGCTCCGCGATAAAGCTGGCGATGTCGGTGAGGGGCTTTTCAATAAAACCGATTTTGAGGCCACCTTACGCTGTAGACGGGCCGGAGGTAAAGGAGAGGATAGAAAAACTCCTCACGGAGGTTCTTGGTTGA
- a CDS encoding site-2 protease family protein: MVRGIYECINCGHREEVDSNEPLLEGACPKCGGDMVLVGYARNGEKVPVQPLELPVPAGPPVLPREVAETIKRFYNAELIKTDGSVFVYEVHEIFERNFEMILGELEKTGYWAALKRREGKTLLFVFPAQAPKKDNLWLPIAFLLATIATTLLAGYYLAVNYIALLDEYGLPGIRNPWLDAIAFSVSLMAILGTHEMGHKVAAAYHNVRSTFPYFIPFPNFLGTLGAIIRVKSPLPTRNAAIDLGVSGPIAGFLVAIPVSVIGLRLSAVVPGVSMPATSKSILFGENLFFILLEKYIVNFPQNGTVFLHPVAIAGWVGILVTFLNLVPAAQLDGGHIARAFLGEKAHYYFTLALGLGMLAMSYLWVGWALWGILVLMMGAMGNPGALDEASPISRRRVVLALIAVIIFVLSATPRPFWVTG, from the coding sequence ATGGTCCGGGGAATTTACGAGTGCATAAACTGCGGCCACAGAGAGGAAGTGGATTCAAACGAACCCCTGCTTGAGGGGGCCTGTCCCAAGTGCGGCGGGGACATGGTGCTGGTGGGTTATGCGAGGAACGGGGAGAAAGTGCCCGTACAGCCGTTGGAGCTCCCGGTACCCGCCGGCCCTCCGGTCCTTCCCCGGGAGGTCGCGGAGACAATCAAACGCTTTTACAATGCAGAACTCATTAAGACGGACGGCAGCGTGTTTGTCTATGAGGTTCATGAGATATTTGAGCGGAACTTTGAGATGATCCTTGGAGAACTGGAGAAGACGGGCTACTGGGCGGCCCTCAAAAGACGCGAAGGCAAGACCCTTCTCTTCGTTTTTCCAGCCCAGGCACCTAAAAAGGACAACCTCTGGCTTCCGATCGCTTTCCTCTTGGCCACTATAGCAACAACGCTTCTAGCCGGCTACTACCTGGCCGTGAACTACATCGCGTTGCTCGATGAGTACGGGTTACCCGGGATCAGAAACCCATGGCTGGATGCGATTGCGTTCTCGGTCAGCCTCATGGCCATACTGGGAACCCACGAGATGGGGCATAAGGTGGCCGCCGCCTACCACAACGTAAGGTCAACTTTTCCGTACTTTATCCCGTTTCCAAACTTTCTGGGTACTCTAGGGGCCATCATACGGGTTAAATCACCCCTTCCAACAAGAAACGCTGCGATAGACCTCGGCGTCAGCGGGCCCATCGCGGGTTTTCTCGTTGCGATTCCCGTAAGTGTGATAGGACTGCGGCTCTCAGCGGTGGTCCCAGGGGTGTCGATGCCCGCCACCAGTAAGAGTATCCTGTTCGGCGAGAATCTGTTCTTCATCCTGCTAGAGAAATACATCGTTAACTTTCCTCAGAACGGCACCGTCTTCCTTCATCCCGTGGCGATTGCCGGCTGGGTGGGTATCCTCGTGACGTTTCTGAACCTCGTCCCGGCCGCCCAGCTGGATGGGGGGCATATAGCCAGGGCGTTCCTTGGGGAGAAGGCGCACTACTACTTCACTCTGGCACTGGGGCTCGGCATGCTGGCCATGAGCTACCTGTGGGTCGGGTGGGCCCTGTGGGGGATCCTCGTCCTGATGATGGGTGCCATGGGAAATCCCGGGGCTCTGGATGAGGCGAGTCCAATATCTAGGAGGAGGGTGGTACTGGCGCTCATTGCCGTTATAATCTTCGTACTCTCGGCCACACCCAGGCCATTCTGGGTCACCGGCTGA
- a CDS encoding DUF354 domain-containing protein: protein MKVWVDITNAPHVHFFKGVIRELERSGHEVLVTAREFDGLTDILDMYGFDYYAVGQHGGATLEGKLLMSAERMYKLSKLIIEEKPDIALYKHSTEAPRVAFGLKVPTIGFVDNETAVAQNKLILPYTSLLVYPKAIDAYELLRCGADPNGMRPLNGFAELAHLYGFTPDDGVLKELGLKRNGYLVMRTEPIKANYFTGDAEKSILEDVIPLLPDIQIVLFPRTEGQKKRLEHFSNVIIPDHAVDSLSLLYYAKIMIGAGGTMNREAIALGTPTISTYPGKLLAVTEWLVSKGLKFHSTDPLEVARAAEEMMEMNGSYRAYIRSIVAGLENPMNVLLREIESYEESGTFTTVKIEELSQTGNPGGYIGLNKRRNEKEQN, encoded by the coding sequence ATGAAGGTATGGGTGGATATAACTAACGCTCCTCACGTTCACTTTTTCAAAGGGGTGATCCGGGAACTTGAAAGATCAGGCCACGAGGTTCTCGTGACAGCGCGAGAGTTCGACGGCCTGACCGACATTCTTGACATGTACGGCTTCGATTACTACGCCGTGGGTCAGCACGGGGGTGCCACACTGGAGGGCAAGCTCCTGATGAGCGCCGAAAGAATGTACAAACTATCGAAACTCATCATCGAGGAGAAGCCGGATATTGCCCTCTACAAACATTCCACGGAGGCCCCTAGAGTCGCCTTCGGGCTAAAGGTCCCAACCATAGGCTTCGTTGATAACGAGACCGCAGTTGCACAGAACAAGCTTATCCTCCCGTACACGAGCCTTCTCGTCTACCCTAAGGCCATAGATGCCTACGAGCTTCTCAGGTGCGGCGCCGACCCCAACGGCATGCGCCCCCTGAATGGTTTCGCTGAGCTCGCCCATCTCTACGGTTTTACCCCGGATGACGGCGTCCTTAAGGAGCTCGGATTGAAGCGCAACGGTTACCTCGTTATGCGCACCGAGCCCATTAAGGCCAACTACTTCACGGGCGACGCCGAAAAGAGCATCTTGGAGGACGTGATTCCTCTCCTCCCGGACATTCAGATAGTGCTGTTCCCACGTACCGAAGGGCAGAAAAAGCGGCTGGAACATTTCTCAAACGTTATAATACCAGACCATGCCGTGGACAGTTTGAGCCTTCTGTACTACGCAAAGATTATGATAGGAGCAGGGGGGACGATGAACCGGGAAGCGATAGCCCTTGGAACCCCGACCATCTCAACTTACCCCGGAAAACTGCTGGCGGTTACCGAGTGGCTGGTTTCCAAGGGGTTGAAATTTCACTCGACTGACCCACTGGAGGTTGCCCGTGCCGCCGAGGAAATGATGGAGATGAACGGTAGCTACCGAGCCTACATTCGGAGCATTGTCGCGGGCCTAGAGAACCCGATGAACGTGCTGCTCAGGGAAATAGAATCCTACGAGGAATCGGGGACCTTCACAACTGTAAAAATAGAAGAGCTATCCCAGACCGGCAACCCTGGGGGTTATATAGGCCTCAACAAACGCCGCAACGAGAAGGAGCAGAACTGA
- a CDS encoding DUF126 domain-containing protein, with protein MRLKGRRVVGGTAEGELVVSKKPLSFLGGVDPETGVVTDAESDIKGQNIAGKVLAFPRGKGSTVGSYVIYALKKNGKAPRAIIVGEAETIVATGAIIAEIPMVDGIDVSKLKNGARVRVNGDSGEVEVLNSGE; from the coding sequence ATGAGACTTAAGGGAAGAAGAGTGGTGGGAGGAACTGCTGAGGGGGAGCTTGTGGTCTCTAAAAAACCCCTCTCGTTTCTGGGTGGGGTTGACCCTGAGACTGGGGTGGTGACCGACGCGGAGAGCGATATTAAAGGACAGAACATAGCCGGGAAGGTTCTGGCGTTTCCCCGGGGAAAGGGTTCGACCGTTGGGTCCTACGTCATCTACGCGCTTAAAAAGAACGGCAAGGCCCCCAGAGCGATAATAGTTGGTGAGGCTGAGACCATAGTCGCAACCGGAGCAATAATAGCGGAGATTCCGATGGTGGATGGAATAGACGTTTCGAAGCTTAAGAACGGGGCGAGGGTTAGGGTAAACGGAGACTCGGGGGAGGTGGAGGTTCTCAACTCTGGGGAGTAG
- a CDS encoding aconitase X catalytic domain-containing protein gives MYLTKEEEMVLEGEYGYALQKAMEILVALGEIYDADRLIPIKSAQVAGVSYKNIGDAGIEFLEDFVNTGARVSVYTTLNPAGIGDEGFMEKQKRVLELYRSMGVETTSTCTPYYGANLPKFGDHLAWSESSAVSFANSIIGARTNREGGPSSLAAAIVGKTPNYGLHLDENRRATVVVDVGAEVRTFVDYAALGYHLGRTLGNDVPYFKGLKPERTEFLKEMGAAMAASGSIALYHVEGETPEYRQVVVDKLETISVERSDIRAVKEAFSDDWSEIDMVLVGCPHASLPEVKEIAELLRLRGRPLRIPLFITASRAVKALADSLGYTEVIERYNGWILVDACFVVSPVRGWYNGIATNSGKSAFYFRSFGFSVRLDDVEKLIMESP, from the coding sequence ATGTACCTGACCAAGGAGGAGGAGATGGTTCTGGAGGGAGAGTATGGCTACGCCCTCCAGAAGGCGATGGAGATACTCGTGGCGCTTGGGGAGATCTACGATGCCGACCGCCTCATTCCCATCAAGAGTGCTCAGGTTGCCGGCGTTTCCTATAAGAACATCGGGGATGCAGGAATAGAGTTTCTGGAGGATTTTGTTAACACTGGGGCAAGGGTCTCGGTCTACACAACATTGAATCCAGCCGGAATAGGTGACGAAGGATTTATGGAGAAGCAGAAAAGGGTGCTTGAGCTCTACAGATCAATGGGTGTAGAAACAACCTCCACCTGCACCCCCTACTACGGTGCCAACCTGCCAAAGTTCGGCGATCATCTTGCGTGGAGTGAGAGTTCCGCGGTGAGTTTCGCAAACTCCATAATTGGGGCCAGAACAAACAGGGAGGGTGGCCCATCGAGTCTGGCCGCCGCAATAGTCGGTAAAACCCCAAATTACGGTCTACATCTTGATGAGAACAGACGGGCGACCGTGGTCGTGGACGTGGGGGCTGAAGTTAGGACCTTCGTTGATTACGCGGCCCTTGGCTATCACCTGGGCAGGACGCTCGGCAACGATGTGCCTTACTTTAAAGGGTTGAAGCCTGAGAGAACCGAGTTTCTCAAGGAGATGGGGGCGGCTATGGCAGCGAGCGGTTCGATAGCGCTCTACCACGTGGAGGGGGAGACCCCGGAGTATCGCCAGGTCGTTGTCGATAAACTTGAAACGATATCAGTGGAGAGGAGCGACATACGGGCCGTAAAAGAAGCTTTCTCGGATGACTGGAGCGAGATAGATATGGTACTCGTTGGGTGTCCACACGCGTCGCTTCCCGAGGTTAAGGAGATCGCGGAACTCCTGAGACTGCGTGGAAGACCTCTCAGGATACCCCTTTTCATAACCGCTAGTCGGGCGGTGAAGGCCCTGGCGGATTCCCTTGGTTACACGGAGGTTATAGAGAGGTACAACGGGTGGATCCTAGTTGATGCGTGCTTTGTGGTTTCACCCGTCAGGGGCTGGTATAACGGCATAGCGACCAACAGCGGGAAGAGCGCATTCTACTTCCGCTCCTTTGGCTTCAGTGTGAGACTCGACGATGTCGAGAAGCTGATCATGGAATCCCCGTGA
- a CDS encoding 30S ribosomal protein S15 — protein sequence MARIHARKRGKSGSKRPPRTAPPTWVEYTAEEVEGLVIKLRKEGYSAAMIGTILRDQYGIPSVKLITGKKITKILEENGLAPNIPEDLMSLIRKAVKLRKHLEMHPKDRHSRRGLQLTESKIRRLVKYYRRTGKLPAKWRYDPEQAKLLVR from the coding sequence ATGGCAAGGATACACGCGAGAAAGAGGGGTAAGTCTGGTTCTAAGAGGCCACCGAGGACCGCTCCGCCGACCTGGGTCGAGTACACGGCGGAGGAGGTCGAGGGGCTCGTTATCAAGCTCAGGAAGGAAGGCTACAGCGCTGCCATGATAGGGACGATCCTCAGGGACCAGTACGGCATTCCGAGCGTCAAGCTTATCACCGGCAAGAAGATAACCAAGATCCTTGAGGAGAACGGCCTCGCTCCGAACATCCCCGAGGACCTCATGTCACTCATCAGGAAGGCCGTCAAGCTCAGGAAGCACCTTGAGATGCACCCGAAGGACAGGCACTCAAGGCGCGGATTACAGCTCACCGAGAGCAAGATCAGGAGGCTCGTCAAGTATTACAGGAGAACCGGCAAGCTGCCCGCCAAGTGGAGGTACGATCCGGAGCAGGCCAAGCTCTTGGTTCGCTGA
- the prf1 gene encoding peptide chain release factor aRF-1, whose protein sequence is MSHKSAEMYELKKKVEELKGYRGRATELVSLYIPDGYDINKVMQQLREEYGTAQNIKSKSTRKNVLGALERAMQHLKLYRQTPKNGLALFTGNVSEQEGVSDIRLWAIVPPEPLRVRLYRCDQTFITEPLEEMLRVKDAYGLITVEKNEATIGLLRGKRIELIDDLTSNVPGKTRAGGQSARRYERIREQETHEFMKRIADHAANAFLPLLEKGELKGIIIGGPGPTKEDFIEKEYLHHELRKKIIGVVDISYSGEYGLKELVEKASDILSEHEAIKERHLIQGFFRHLVKDTGMITYGENEVRKALELGAVDKLLISEGYDKVRVKAKCNNCGWEELKTMNEPEFHVYRKQLTHCPKCGSQNVAVEKWDVAEELIKMAEDSGADVEIISLDTEEGQQFYKAFGGIAAFLRYKIL, encoded by the coding sequence ATGTCTCATAAGTCAGCAGAGATGTACGAACTCAAAAAAAAGGTGGAGGAACTGAAAGGTTATCGAGGTCGAGCAACTGAACTCGTCAGTCTCTACATTCCCGACGGCTACGATATAAACAAGGTTATGCAGCAGCTCAGAGAAGAATACGGTACCGCTCAGAACATCAAAAGCAAGTCAACGCGAAAAAACGTCCTCGGGGCACTGGAAAGGGCCATGCAACATCTCAAACTCTACAGACAGACACCCAAGAATGGCCTGGCACTGTTCACCGGCAACGTTAGTGAGCAGGAGGGAGTGAGCGACATAAGGCTCTGGGCCATAGTCCCGCCCGAGCCGCTCAGGGTTCGCCTCTACCGATGCGACCAGACGTTCATTACCGAGCCCCTGGAGGAGATGCTCCGCGTCAAAGATGCCTATGGCCTCATCACCGTTGAGAAGAACGAAGCGACCATCGGTCTGCTTAGGGGAAAGAGGATAGAGCTCATAGATGACCTCACGTCGAATGTCCCCGGAAAGACCCGAGCCGGTGGACAGTCTGCGAGGCGTTACGAGAGGATTCGCGAGCAGGAGACCCACGAATTCATGAAGCGCATAGCGGATCACGCGGCGAATGCCTTCCTTCCGCTTCTCGAAAAGGGGGAGCTAAAGGGTATAATAATCGGCGGCCCCGGCCCGACCAAGGAGGACTTCATAGAGAAGGAGTACCTTCACCATGAGCTCAGAAAGAAGATAATAGGTGTCGTCGATATAAGTTACAGTGGAGAGTACGGCCTTAAGGAACTGGTTGAGAAGGCCAGTGATATACTCAGCGAACACGAGGCCATAAAGGAGCGCCACCTCATCCAGGGGTTCTTCCGCCATCTCGTTAAGGACACCGGAATGATAACCTACGGTGAGAACGAGGTTCGAAAAGCCCTGGAGCTTGGCGCGGTGGACAAGCTTCTTATCAGTGAGGGTTACGACAAGGTGCGCGTGAAGGCCAAGTGCAACAACTGCGGCTGGGAGGAACTCAAGACGATGAACGAGCCCGAATTCCACGTTTACAGAAAACAGCTCACCCACTGCCCCAAGTGCGGCAGTCAGAACGTTGCGGTTGAAAAGTGGGATGTGGCGGAGGAGCTCATAAAGATGGCTGAGGATAGCGGTGCGGACGTTGAGATAATATCCCTCGACACCGAGGAGGGTCAGCAGTTCTACAAGGCCTTCGGTGGAATAGCGGCTTTTCTGAGGTATAAAATTCTGTGA
- a CDS encoding ATP-binding protein: MLFDPRPKERREEMFDREEELEAILRGMGEYPITLIIGIRRVGKSSLLKAALNEYQGVGLYLDARRLYAAGSGNISASVITDELSRILIGRGRFGFLRGMSIEKVNIGGIQIKSRDMGFMDVIEVINRIGEKTGHKAILAFDEAQYLRFYGSRGGKDLLAAIAHAYDSMPNLGFVFTGSEVGLLHDFLGLDDYSSPLYGRIYEEVEVRPFPRELSEEFLRVGFSEVGLNVPKDDIRRAVDELDGIPGWLVEFGFNYWKKGDPEKALETTMAKARSMIREELLELERRSPRYTLILRAVSIGLSRWSELKDYVEAKSGPITNARLTNLIRNLEKMGWIKKENGGYRIIDPVVEKVLRE; this comes from the coding sequence ATGCTCTTTGACCCGAGACCAAAGGAGAGAAGGGAGGAGATGTTTGACAGAGAGGAGGAACTTGAAGCCATCCTCAGAGGCATGGGGGAGTACCCAATAACCCTTATCATAGGAATCCGCCGCGTGGGTAAGAGCTCCCTTCTAAAGGCGGCCCTTAACGAATATCAGGGAGTCGGACTCTACCTCGATGCCCGCAGGCTCTACGCGGCAGGGAGCGGAAACATAAGCGCCTCAGTGATAACGGACGAGCTCAGTAGAATACTCATTGGAAGGGGCCGTTTTGGATTTCTCAGGGGCATGAGCATTGAGAAGGTGAACATTGGGGGAATCCAGATCAAATCCCGCGACATGGGGTTTATGGACGTCATTGAGGTTATCAACAGGATTGGGGAAAAAACGGGCCATAAGGCCATCCTGGCCTTTGACGAAGCCCAGTATCTAAGATTCTACGGTTCCCGGGGTGGAAAGGATCTGCTGGCTGCCATAGCCCACGCCTACGACTCAATGCCCAACCTGGGTTTTGTATTCACAGGCTCGGAGGTTGGACTTCTCCACGACTTTCTGGGACTGGATGACTACTCAAGCCCCCTCTACGGAAGAATCTACGAGGAGGTTGAGGTCAGACCGTTTCCGAGGGAGCTTTCCGAGGAGTTCCTTAGAGTGGGCTTCTCAGAGGTTGGATTGAACGTACCGAAGGACGACATCAGAAGGGCCGTTGACGAGCTGGATGGAATACCCGGGTGGCTCGTTGAGTTTGGATTCAATTACTGGAAAAAGGGAGACCCAGAAAAGGCCCTGGAAACCACGATGGCAAAGGCGAGGAGCATGATACGGGAGGAACTACTAGAACTTGAAAGACGCTCCCCGAGGTACACCCTCATCCTACGCGCGGTCTCCATCGGACTATCAAGATGGTCCGAGTTAAAGGACTACGTGGAAGCAAAGAGTGGCCCCATAACGAACGCCAGGCTGACCAATCTCATCAGGAACTTGGAAAAGATGGGGTGGATAAAAAAGGAGAACGGGGGATACAGGATAATAGACCCCGTGGTGGAAAAAGTGCTGAGGGAGTGA
- a CDS encoding stage II sporulation protein M, with protein MSEGNSKRFSPGRSFLLLLGIFLGVSFLGYAFAALNNSGALTVTRSIAQRMGPLYDSSFRNFLKIFTNNVTVAFFMMISGLFFGLGPWLIMGFNGFVVGVVVRVVQSVRGFSMERILLGLIPHGVFEIPALALAGTAGIVWYREIVGGDGEAGKRFQEGAVRALKLFAASVLLLLVAAFVEAYITPRVAGLG; from the coding sequence GTGAGCGAAGGGAACTCAAAGCGATTCTCTCCGGGCAGGTCATTTCTTCTTCTGCTGGGCATTTTCCTAGGGGTTAGCTTTCTGGGCTACGCCTTCGCGGCGTTAAACAACAGCGGTGCTCTGACCGTTACACGGTCTATAGCACAGAGGATGGGCCCCCTTTACGACTCGAGTTTCAGGAACTTCCTCAAGATATTCACGAACAACGTTACGGTTGCCTTCTTTATGATGATATCTGGGCTCTTCTTCGGCCTGGGCCCCTGGCTCATAATGGGGTTCAACGGCTTCGTGGTGGGGGTGGTGGTTAGGGTGGTTCAGAGTGTACGGGGGTTCTCAATGGAGCGTATCCTCCTGGGGCTCATTCCCCATGGTGTGTTTGAGATACCGGCCCTGGCCCTGGCCGGAACCGCAGGGATAGTATGGTACAGGGAGATCGTTGGGGGTGATGGTGAGGCGGGTAAAAGATTCCAGGAAGGGGCAGTGAGAGCTCTGAAGCTCTTTGCGGCATCAGTTCTGCTCCTTCTCGTTGCGGCGTTTGTTGAGGCCTATATAACCCCCAGGGTTGCCGGTCTGGGATAG
- a CDS encoding lipoate protein ligase C-terminal domain-containing protein: protein MEHRVGEHKAKKGLIRIEFDEENGIARHVKITGDFFMHPEDALAELERRLEGQRVAELDGMIDEFFALRLDVETPYVNLEDFKIALKRALEGGR from the coding sequence ATGGAACACAGGGTGGGCGAACACAAAGCAAAAAAGGGCCTCATAAGGATTGAGTTCGACGAGGAGAACGGGATCGCTAGACACGTTAAGATAACGGGGGATTTTTTCATGCACCCCGAAGACGCGCTTGCAGAACTGGAAAGAAGACTGGAGGGCCAAAGGGTAGCCGAGCTGGATGGCATGATAGACGAGTTTTTTGCACTTAGACTTGACGTGGAAACACCCTACGTGAACTTGGAGGACTTCAAGATAGCTTTAAAAAGGGCGTTGGAGGGTGGACGGTGA